In a genomic window of Phyllostomus discolor isolate MPI-MPIP mPhyDis1 chromosome 5, mPhyDis1.pri.v3, whole genome shotgun sequence:
- the TEKT2 gene encoding tektin-2 isoform X2 — protein sequence MATLSLKPSQRFRLPDWHTNAQLLSTNAELKRDASHQIRQEARVLRNDTNNQTIWDEHDNRTRLAERVDTVNRWKEMLDKCLTDLDAEIDALTQMKESAEQNLQAKNLPLDVAIECLTLRDSRRDIDVVKDPVEEELHKEVEVIDATKKALQQKISQSFEKLCLLQEVRQQLNSDHRGKVETLDIDRGCLSLNLKSPNISLKINPTRVPDGSSTLQQWDEFSRFNKNRAEAEMKEATELREAIALTIAETNNELEAQRVATEFAFRKRLREMEKAYSELKWQEKNTLEEIAELQEDIQHLEEDLRRKLLNLKLCHTRLESRTYRPNVELCRDQAQYGLTDEVHQLEATIAALKQKLAQAQ from the exons ATGGCCACGCTGAGCCTCAAGCCCAGCCAACGTTTCCGGCTGCCGGACTGGCACACCAATGCACAACTGTTGTCCACCAACGCTGAGCTGAAGCGAGATGCATCACACCAGATCCGCCAGGAGGCCCGGGTCCTCCGTAATGACACCAACAATCAG ACCATTTGGGATGAACACGACAATAGGACCCGACTGGCAGAGAGGGTTGACACAGTCAACCGATGGAAGGAGATGCTGGACAAGTGTCTGACGGATCTAGATGCAGAGATCGACGCGCTGACACAG ATGAAAGAATCAGCAGAGCAAAACCTGCAGGCCAAGAACCTGCCTCTGGATGTGGCGATCGAGTGCCTGACCCTGCGGGATAGTCGGCGTGACATTGACGTGGTGAAGGACCCTGTGGAGGAAGAGCTGCACAAGGAGGTGGAGGTCATCGATGCCACCAAGAAGGCCTTGCAACAGAAGATTAGCCAGAGTTTTGAGAAGCTCTG cctcctgCAGGAAGTCCGACAGCAGCTCAACTCCGACCACCGGGGCAAAGTGGAGACATTGGACATAGACAGAGGTTGCCTCTCTCTCAACCTCAAGTCCCCAAACATCTCTCTGAAGATTAATCCCACCCGTGTCCCCGATGG ATCCTCCACGCTTCAACAGTGGGATGAGTTCAGTCGGTTCAACAAGAACCGGGCAGAGGCTGAGATGAAAGAAGCCACAGAGCTGAGGGAGGCCATCGCCCTCACTATTGCTGAG ACCAACAATGAACTTGAAGCTCAGAGGGTTGCAACAGAATTCGCATTCAGGAAGCGGCTGCGGGAGATGGAGAAAGCGTACAGTGAGCTCAAGTGGCAAGAGAAGAAT ACCTTGGAGGAGATTGCTGAGCTACAGGAGGACATCCAGCACCTGGAGGAGGACCTGCGCAGGAAGTTACTGAACCTGAAGCTGTGCCATACCCGGCTGGAGTCCAGAACCTACCGGCCCAATGTGGAGCTCTGCCGGGACCAG GCACAGTACGGCCTCACTGATGAGGTTCACCAGTTAGAGGCAACCATCGCTGCCCTAAAGCAGAAGCTGGCACAAGCACAGTAG
- the TEKT2 gene encoding tektin-2 isoform X1, with protein sequence MATLSLKPSQRFRLPDWHTNAQLLSTNAELKRDASHQIRQEARVLRNDTNNQTIWDEHDNRTRLAERVDTVNRWKEMLDKCLTDLDAEIDALTQMKESAEQNLQAKNLPLDVAIECLTLRDSRRDIDVVKDPVEEELHKEVEVIDATKKALQQKISQSFEKLCLLQEVRQQLNSDHRGKVETLDIDRGCLSLNLKSPNISLKINPTRVPDGSSTLQQWDEFSRFNKNRAEAEMKEATELREAIALTIAETNNELEAQRVATEFAFRKRLREMEKAYSELKWQEKNTLEEIAELQEDIQHLEEDLRRKLLNLKLCHTRLESRTYRPNVELCRDQAQYGLTDEVHQLEATIAALKQKLAQAQDALDALYKHLARLQADIACKANSMLLDTKCMDIRRKLTVPAEKFTPEVDTFTRTTNRTMSPLKSCQLELA encoded by the exons ATGGCCACGCTGAGCCTCAAGCCCAGCCAACGTTTCCGGCTGCCGGACTGGCACACCAATGCACAACTGTTGTCCACCAACGCTGAGCTGAAGCGAGATGCATCACACCAGATCCGCCAGGAGGCCCGGGTCCTCCGTAATGACACCAACAATCAG ACCATTTGGGATGAACACGACAATAGGACCCGACTGGCAGAGAGGGTTGACACAGTCAACCGATGGAAGGAGATGCTGGACAAGTGTCTGACGGATCTAGATGCAGAGATCGACGCGCTGACACAG ATGAAAGAATCAGCAGAGCAAAACCTGCAGGCCAAGAACCTGCCTCTGGATGTGGCGATCGAGTGCCTGACCCTGCGGGATAGTCGGCGTGACATTGACGTGGTGAAGGACCCTGTGGAGGAAGAGCTGCACAAGGAGGTGGAGGTCATCGATGCCACCAAGAAGGCCTTGCAACAGAAGATTAGCCAGAGTTTTGAGAAGCTCTG cctcctgCAGGAAGTCCGACAGCAGCTCAACTCCGACCACCGGGGCAAAGTGGAGACATTGGACATAGACAGAGGTTGCCTCTCTCTCAACCTCAAGTCCCCAAACATCTCTCTGAAGATTAATCCCACCCGTGTCCCCGATGG ATCCTCCACGCTTCAACAGTGGGATGAGTTCAGTCGGTTCAACAAGAACCGGGCAGAGGCTGAGATGAAAGAAGCCACAGAGCTGAGGGAGGCCATCGCCCTCACTATTGCTGAG ACCAACAATGAACTTGAAGCTCAGAGGGTTGCAACAGAATTCGCATTCAGGAAGCGGCTGCGGGAGATGGAGAAAGCGTACAGTGAGCTCAAGTGGCAAGAGAAGAAT ACCTTGGAGGAGATTGCTGAGCTACAGGAGGACATCCAGCACCTGGAGGAGGACCTGCGCAGGAAGTTACTGAACCTGAAGCTGTGCCATACCCGGCTGGAGTCCAGAACCTACCGGCCCAATGTGGAGCTCTGCCGGGACCAG GCACAGTACGGCCTCACTGATGAGGTTCACCAGTTAGAGGCAACCATCGCTGCCCTAAAGCAGAAGCTGGCACAAGCACA GGACGCTCTGGATGCCCTGTACAAGCACCTGGCCCGGCTGCAGGCTGACATCGCCTGCAAGGCCAACTCCATGCTGTTGGACACCAAGTGCATGGACATTCGTCGGAAGCTGACTGTGCCTGCTGAGAAGTTTACACCTGAGGTGGACACCTTCACCCGCACCACAAACCGTACCATGAGTCCACTCAAAAGCTGCCAGCTGGAGCTGGCCTAG